A stretch of the Acyrthosiphon pisum isolate AL4f chromosome A2, pea_aphid_22Mar2018_4r6ur, whole genome shotgun sequence genome encodes the following:
- the LOC103309659 gene encoding cytokine-inducible SH2-containing protein-like — MDFVTADDATIRNVVTEAITPTAASATVSEDMRLSLCTVIARLRASGWYYEGANEQTMATEALTRMPAGRFFIRDSTHLGHLFTMDFQTGRIGESRIRSVRFTYVDGMFGLDMMPRHAGARCVPKFRCPIDLVEYYTRMCRIQVARQKPVYPIWADQHGKSFSWRILIRPMVKVTAEEFPSLKHKTRLIINRHNQLITMASTTQPIPNQLIEYLLQYPYSL, encoded by the coding sequence ATGGATTTCGTTACTGCTGATGACGCCACGATCCGCAACGTCGTCACTGAAGCCATCACTCCAACGGCCGCGTCGGCCACCGTATCGGAAGACATGCGCTTAAGCTTGTGTACAGTCATTGCCCGGCTTCGGGCGTCTGGCTGGTACTACGAGGGCGCCAATGAACAGACCATGGCCACGGAAGCGCTGACCAGAATGCCTGCAGGCAGATTTTTCATTCGAGATTCCACACACTTGGGACACCTGTTCACGATGGACTTTCAAACAGGCCGAATCGGCGAATCCCGGATCAGAAGCGTCCGGTTCACGTACGTGGATGGAATGTTCGGCCTAGACATGATGCCACGGCACGCAGGTGCTCGCTGCGTCCCGAAGTTCCGGTGTCCGATCGATCTGGTCGAATACTATACACGGATGTGCCGGATCCAGGTGGCCCGCCAGAAACCCGTGTACCCTATATGGGCTGACCAGCATGGCAAGTCCTTCTCGTGGCGGATCCTCATCCGGCCAATGGTTAAGGTCACCGCCGAAGAGTTCCCGTCGCTAAAGCACAAGACCCGCCTGATAATCAACCGGCACAATCAACTCATCACAATGGCTTCTACAACACAACCAATACCAAACCAATTGATCGAATATTTACTTCAATATCCGTATAGcctgtaa
- the LOC115034100 gene encoding ABC transporter C family member 2-like — protein MVLNMKVTWNWTELCGPSDFVPIFRPGYVLSICGEMAVIRLPVLFIFLLTSTYYCAHLSDWIIRTRRETNVLRSRIIIASMLSMLPAVQLIWEVYEFTENQLYPIENLVLVIQCFTWLVHTLYIVCILHHLGTSLRGSKVVIIAWFLCFLSSIISLRSTFVVFIESNYEPILQARLWFTLFNWMLQVFYFITMLFKEDTVRIRHVDRLRFLAQQSLERRSLMTSSYSRFNDEFDPYYLGMACDNEHYGFMSWLTFGWVGNLITKGDNKRLHHTNDLFDLPEWLTPVNVSAKVEEVFRHQPSVTAASPIHLPSDHESRVPKISLLQALHKCYGKQFYGIGLLKLFADIFGFAAPIFLSKLITFVSHHEEPISHGYVYMAGLVLMSLISTLFGTHYDYQIHMLGIKIRGALVTMIYKKTLELNTVMLNNFSIGEIVNFISTDTTNLVNACNSFHSMWSVPFQLIVVLYLLYQQLGIAFLSGVFVSILLIPVNKIITSNIGMQVN, from the exons GAAAGTTACTTGGAACTGGACCGAGCTCTGTGGTCCCAGTGATTTTGTTCCAATATTTCGACCAGGGTATGTGTTGAGTATCTGTGGAGAAATGGCAGTCATTCGCCTGCCTGTTCTGTTTATATTCTTGTTGACATCAACATATTACTGTGCTCATCTGTCCGATTGGATAATACGTACGAGGCGCGAAACCAATGTTCTTCGTAGCCGTATAATTATTGCTAGTATGCTGTCAATGTTACCAGCAGTTCAACTGATTTGGGAAGTTTACGAATTCACTGAAAACCAACTGTATCCGATcgaaaatttagttttagtaATACAATGTTTTACATGGTtggtacatacattatacattgtatgTATACTCCATCATTTGGGAACGAGCTTAAGAGGTTCAAAAGTTGTAATAATTGCttggtttttatgttttttatcatCAATTATATCCTTACGTAGTACTTTCGTAGTATTTATCGAAAGTAATTATGAACCTATTTTACAAGCAAGATTGTGGTTCACGTTATTCAATTGGATGCTTCAGgtgttttatttcattaccaTGCTCTTCAAAGAAGACACTGTAAGAATAAGACATGTAGACAGACTTCGTTTTCTTGCCCAG cAATCACTCGAGAGACGTTCTTTAATGACATCATCATATAGTCGTTTTAATGATGAATTTGATCCATACTATTTGGGTATGGCATGTGATAATGAACACTATGGTTTTATGTCCTGGCTCACGTTTGGTTGGGTTGGTAATTTAATTACCAAAGGAGACAACAAAAGATTGCATCATACAAacgatttatttgatttacccGAATGGCTGACCCCAGTAAATGTATCAGCTAAAGTGGAAGAAGTATTTAGACATCAGCCCTCTGTGACAGCTGCATCACCAATTCATTTGCCTTCTGACCATGAATCTAGAGTACCAAAAATTTCATTGCTACAAGCTCTACACAAATGTTatggaaaacaattttatggGATTggattactaaaattatttgcaGACATTTTTGGATTTGCAGCgcctatttttttaagtaaacttattacATTTGTATCGCACCATGAAGAACCGATAAGTCATGGATATGTATACATGGCAGGGCTTGTTTTAATGTCACTAATAA gtacattatttggTACTCATTATGATTACCAAATACACATGCTCGGAATTAAAATCAGAGGTGCTTTAGTcacaatgatttataaaaagACATTAGAATTAAATACTGTAATGCTGAATAACTTTAG tattggggaaatagtaaattttataaGTACTGATACCACTAATTTAGTAAACGCTTGCAACAGTTTCCATTCAATGTGGAGTGTACCTtttcaa TTGATTGTTGTTTTATACTTACTTTATCAACAATTGGGAATCGCTTTCTTGTCTGGAGTGTTTGTATCTATTTTACTGATACCGGTAAACAAGATAATAACTTCAAATATTGGTATGCag gtaaATTAA